Part of the Companilactobacillus zhachilii genome is shown below.
GGGCATTTCCAATGTGAATATAGTTATACACAGTTGGTCCACAGACATACATATTAACTTGGTTAGGTGTTATTGGTTTAAATTCTTCTTTTTCTCTTGTTAAGGTATTAAAAATTTTCAACATAATCTTCACCTATATAAAAAAGGGGTTGAGGCAAACTAAGTTTTCCTTCAACCTCTTTTCTGTTTTATTTTTATTTGAAACGAACTAGTTCATTTCCTTCAAAGTCTTGTCGATATTAGCAAGGGCTTTTTCTTTACCAAACAATTCGATTGTTTCAGCAATAGCTGGACCATGCATTGTTCTTGTAGCAGCAATTCTAGCTGGCATGTAAAGTTTTCTACCCTTAACACCAGTATCAGCTCTAACTGATTGAATAGCAGCCATAATTTGTGTAGCTGTGAAGCGAGTAATCTTTTCTAACTTACCCTTCAAATCAGTAATAGCAGCCTTGGCATCATCGTCAGCAAGTTCTTTTTGTTCGTCATCAGTTAGATGTTCTGGTTGATTAAAGAAGACATCTGACAAGTCAACGATTTGTTGTGTATAACTCATTTGTGGCATGTAAAGTTCTGTTAAATGTCTGACCCATTGAATTTCATCAGTACTTGGTTCAGCATCAATCCGTTTAGCTTCAATCAAATTACCCAAAACTAAGTCAGTAATTTCACTAACATCAGCTGTCTTAACGTATTGGTTGTTGACCCATTCAAGTTTCTTTTGGTCAAACTTAGCAGGTGATTTGCTCAAACGATGTTCATCAAAAATCTTGATAAATTGCTTACGTGTGAATAATTCATCTTCACCCACTGGAGACCAGCCAAGTAAAGTAATGAAGTTAAACATAGCTTCTGGTAAGTAACCTAATTCACGATATTGTTCGATGAATTGGAGAATTGATTCATCACGTTTACTTAATTTCTTACCAGTTTCAGTATTGATGATAAGTGTCATATGGCCGAACTTAGGTGCTTCCCAGCCAAGGGCATCATAAATCATCAATTGTTTTGGTGTATTAGCAACGTGGTCATCACCACGAAGCACGTGAGAGATTTCCATCAAATGGTCATCAATAACAACCGCAAAGTTGTATGTAGGCATACCGTCACGCTTTTGGATAACCCAATCGCCACCGATAGTGTCTGAACCGATTGAAACTTTACCCTTTACGATATCGTCCCATTCGTAATTTTTAGCATGTGGTACGTGGAATCTGACAACTGGTTGTAAACCAGCATCTTCAGCTTCTTTGATCTTGGCAGCTTTTTCTTCTTCTGTCATACCTGCAAATTCATATTCGTAGTGTGGCATTTGACCATGAGCTTCTTGATCTTCACGCATCTTTGTTAGTTGTTCTTCAGTCAGATATGATTTGTAAGCTAAGCCCTTTTCAAGTAATTCATCAATATATTTTTGATAAATTTCTTTTCTTTCTGATTGACGGTAAGGACCATAATCTCCACCGACATCTGGACCTTCATCCCAATCAACGCCAAGCCATTTAAGGTTTTCTAGTTGACTCTTTGTACCACCTTCAACGTTACGCTTTGTATCTGTATCCTCGATACGGATTACGAAAGTTCCCTTGTGACTACGTGCGAACAAGTAGTTAAAGATAGCTGTTCTAGCATTCCCAATGTGCAAGTGACCTGTTGGACTTGGTGCATATCTTACACGAATTTTGTTATCTGACTTTTTTGCCATTTCTGTGTTCTCCCCTTTTATTTCTCGAGTTGTTCCGATTTGAATTCCGTTTGCCATTACTGTTATGGTTTTTGTTTGAACCGCCATTATTATGGTTATTGGAATTCTCTTTGGCACTACTCTTTTCTTGGATACCATGCATTGAATGCTTAGGCTTTGCGAATATCATTTTACCAGCATCAGTTTGCAATGCACTAGTTACGACGACATCGACATCCTTGTTAATGAAGTATTTACCTTCTTCAACAACGACCATCGTACCATCCTCTAGGTATGCGACACCTTGCTCTCTTTCAGTACCCTCTTTTATAACTTTAACAGTCATCGTTTCTCCTGGCAAAACCATTGGTTTCAAAACTTTGGCTAGTTCGTTAATGTTAAGCACTTGAACATTTTGAAATTCACTTACCTTACTTAAATTATAATCATTTGTGATGACAGCACCACCGATTTCTTTAGCTAATTTAAGCAATTTCATATCCACTTCTGGAATATTATCATAATCACGCGTTGTTGTTTCGTAATTAATCGTTTGATCCATCTTAATTTCATTTAAGATATCTAAACCACGACGTCCACGTTCACGCTTTTGATTATCACTAGAATCGGAAATTAGTTGTAACTCATGAACAACGAAGTCCGGAATCATCAACTTACCTTCCAAAAATCCCGTTTGTGCTAATTGATGAATACGACCATCAATCACCACTGATGTATCCAAAATTTTATATGGATAAAAATCTTTTTTGGCTGAACGACGAGTTACTTCACCCTCAGAAGCAATCTCATTATTCTTATCTGCTGCTGTTTTATTATTATTTCGTTTTGAAATCGAAAAGTTGTTCCAATCATTCCGACGACTCGTTCCCATTCGAAAACCGATCCAGCCAAAAACAATCATTAAAATAACTGGAATAACATTTGAGAACATATTGTGCATCATATAAAACGGAATTGAAATAATATTAGCTAAAACTAAACCACCAATTAAAAATCCTGAGCCATAAATGATCCAGCCGGGTGATCTTGAATTAAGATATTTTTCAATTTGTTGATTCAAATTCAAGATTGGTTTAACAAACAAGAACGACACAAAATAAAATATAATACATCCAATAAGTCCATCAAAATAGCCGTTATTGATAAAAGCAATTCCTGCTAAACCTGATACTTCCCACAAGCTAGGTAAAACGGTAATTCCGACAGCGATACCTAACAGTGCAAAAATTATATTTATTACAATTTTTCGCATAAAAACCTCCTCATTAGAAAATTTTGTTCATTGCATCTGATACTGTACTAACACCGATTATTTGAATTTTATTGTCTTTCGACCAATCACCGAGATTATTCTTGGGAATGAAAATACGCTTAAAGCCTAGTTTTTCGGCTTCATTGACACGCTGATCAATGCGGTTAACGCGACGAACTTCACCTGTCAAACCAACTTCACCAACGAAACAATCTGTTCCAGGAATCCCAGTATTTTTATAACTTGATGCGATTGACATGGCCAAAGCTAAATCAATAGCTGGCTCATCCAACTTTACACCACCAGTCGACTTTAAGTAGGCATCTTGATTTTGAAGCATCAAGTTGCCACGTTTTTCCAACACTGCCATGATCACAGAAACGCGGTTGTGATCTAAACCTGTGGCAGTTCTTTTGGCATTCCCAAAAACTGTTGGTGTGATTAATGATTGGATTTCTACCAAAATTGGTCTCGTACCTTCCATGGAAACAACCACGGCGGAACCATTGGCATCAGCTAAACGTTCTTCCAAAAAGATCTCCGATGGATTAGCAACTTCAACTAAGCCCTTTGTCCGCATTTCAAAAATACCAATCTCATTAGTTGAACCAAAACGATTTTTCACTGAACGCAAAATTCGATAGCTGTGGTGAGTATCCCCTTCAAAGTATAGAACAGTATCAACCATATGTTCCAAAATTTTTGGACCGGCAATGGCCCCACCTTTGGTCACATGACCAACGACAAAAACAGTAATATTTTGTTGTTTAGCAATATTCATTAACTCGGCTGTTACTTCACGAATTTGTGAAACACTACCGACAGCTGAGGTAATTTCTGGCTCATCCATTGTTTGGACAGAATCAATAATCAAATAATCTGGGTGCATTTCATCAATCGTTTCACGGATATAACTCATATCGGTTTGGGGATAAAGGTACAAATTGTCACCCTTGACCCCAATCCGATCGGCACGCATTTTAATTTGTGAAGCACTCTCTTCACCAGAAACATACAAAACTTTACTACCATCTTTGGCCAATTGTCCTGATACTTGTGTTAACAACGTCGATTTACCAATACCAGGATCACCACCAATCAAAATCAATGATCCTGGGACGATACCGCCACCAAGTACTCGGTTTAATTCACCCAAATCAGTTTCAACTCGAGGCTCCTTCTCAAAAGATACCTCATTTAACTTCATAGGCTTTGCTTCAACGTCACTAACTCGACGACTGGGAGTTGCACTAGCTTTGGCAGCTTCTGGATGTTCAACTTCTTCAACCATTTGATTCCAGACACCACAGTTAGGACAACGTCCTAAATACTTTGGTGAAACATAGCCACAATTTTGACATACGAATTTCGTTTTAACTTTTGCCAATAAAATAGTTCCTTTCTTATTATATTCCTGAAGAACCAAATCCTCCATTACGTTTCGTTAATCCGCCTTCATCATTATCAGTTGTTAGATATTTGATGAAAATACCTTGTGCCAAACGTTCACCCTTTTTAACAGTATAATCAACTGGGAAAAAGTTGATCAATTGAACAAACAGTTCTCCCTCGTTGCTTTCATTATTATAATAATCAGCATCAACAACACCAATACCATTAGGAATTGATAAGCCACGCTTCAATGGGTTGCTAGAACGACTGGCAATAATTAACACTTCATCGTCTTGCATATATGCTTTAACACCGGTTGGAACTAAAACTGGTTTAATTGACTTTTGAACTTCAGCAATTTTATCATCATCCATTTTGCCTTTATTGAGCAAAAATTTCAAAACATTGAGCACACCGAACTTCCAAATTGAAGGCACTACAAAATCTTCAGCGCTCTCAATGTCATATCCTGCGGCATTTTTAGTTTGACGAACTGGTAAATTAATATCTTTACCTTCGTATTTTTTTACAATTTCAAATCCACGTTTTTTAGTCAAATCGAAAACTCCTTAAGCATTAGATATCTAAAATAATAGCATTTTAGAAGCTATAAAACTATTCATTACACTGACTTTCTTCTTATAATAGAGTAGTATTATATTAAATTTAACTTAAGGTGGTTTTTTTTGATGCCGCCTCCAGTCGTGATTGAGTCAGTCTGCTGTGGTGACCGCTTGGAGCCAAGGCCTCTAGGCTCGATTTTGAGCTTTGACAATTTGCAAATCTCAAAACTCGTCCCGTGCTGTAAGAACGGAAAATCACCGTCCTAACACCACCACTGCTAACTAACTCAATCACGACTTCCAGCTAACTTAATTGAATGATTACTAGATAATGATTATAAATTGATAATTAAACAATTAAATTCCATAGTAATTTAGCTGGAGGGAGGGAGAATTGTTATCCAGCAGTGATAGCGGAGTTAGAGCTTTAGCTCTTACTCCACGGACGTATTTTGAGACTTGCGGTTTGTGCAAGGCTCAAAATCGAGGTCTGAGACCTTGGCTCAGACCGGTCCCACAGCAGGATAACAATTCTCCCTTCCGGAAGCGGCATCCCTTAGTTAATTAAAAAGCAGGAGGTAATTTTATGGAAATGAAACATGAGGACGGTCGTTTCTTTCTTGAAGATAATGACGAAATGATTGGTGAAATCACTTATTCCGCTGTTAAAGATGGAGTTATTTCACTTGATCACACTTATGTCAGCGATTCATATCGTGGACAAGGATTGGCTGGTAAACTTTTGAACGCTGCTTTAGATTTTGCTGATTTGAAGGGGCTCAAAATCGTCCCAGTTTGTGAGTACGCTAAAGCTACTTTTGAAAGAAAACCAGAAATCAGATTTTTGTTAGCTGAAAATTACCAAGAGCTATTAAAAAAGGGGGAAAATTAGTTGGATCAAAATGAATTAAAGAAAGCCGTTGGCATCAAGTCTGTTGACTACATCAAGAGTGATTCTGTTGTCGGACTAGGTACTGGTTCTACTGTTTATTATATGATTGAGGAACTTGGCAAACGTTATCAAGCCGGTGAAATTAAAAATATCGTTGCGGTGACAACTTCATCCCGTTCAGAAAAACAAGCTAAATCTTTAGGTATTCCAACCAAAGATTTAAATGATGTTGATCATATTGACTTAACAATTGATGGTGCCGACCAAATCGATAAAAACTACCAAGGTATTAAAGGTGGCGGTGCTGCCCACTTACTTGAAAAAATGGTTGCAACTAATTCCACCAAAAACATTTGGATCGTCGACCAATCAAAATTGGCTGACACTTTGGGAAGTTTTCCATTACCACTTGAAGTTATTCCTTTCGGTTGTGAAAAGACTTTTGTCGATCTTCAAAAAGAAGACTTGCATCCTGAATTCCGTTTAGATGATAAAGGCGACCGTGTTTTAACACATAATAAAAATTACGTTATTGATTTAAAGATGGGCGAAATTAAGCACCCTCATCTACTAGCCGATTGGTTAGATCATCAAGTTGGAATAGTTGCACATGGACTATTTCTTGATATAGTTAATACTATTATCGTTGGTTATGACGATGGACCTAAAGTAATTGAAAATATCAGATAGAGGAGATTATTGTATGACTAAAGAAATCACATCATCAGAATTAGATAAATTTAAAACTGCATTTGAAAACACACCTGGTTCTTCTGCAATTAAAAATGCAGTAGCTAACAACGGTTTGTTCAAATCAAGTGAAACAATGGCTTCAAAAGTTGCCATGGACCCTACTTTCTCAGTTGAAATTGATACTGGTAAAGTTGCCGATCAAAAGCAATCTGGATTATGCTGGGTTTTCGCAGCATTGAACACAATGAGACACCCTCTTCAAGATAATTTCAAAATTAAGGGATTCGAATTATCACAAGGCTACATGCTTTTCTGGGATAAACTAGAAAAATCAAATTACTTCTTTGAAAATGTTATCAACACAGCTGCCCTACCTACTGGCGACCGTAAAGTTGACTTTTTAATGGCAACACCTCAACAAGACGGTGGTCAATGGGATATGGTTATGGCACTAGTTCAAAAATATGGTGTTGTTCCTAAGGCTGTTATGCCAGATACATTCAGTCGTACAAACTCTTCCGAACTAAATAATGTTCTTAATAAAAAATTACGTAAAGATGCTATTATCTTGCGTGACCTTGTTAATGATAATAAATCTGCTGAAGATATCGAACGTAAGAAGAATGAACTTCTAAGCGAAATCTACAAGATTTTGGTTTACACAGTTGGCGTTCCACCTACCAAATTCGACTGGGCTTACCGTGACGATGATAAAAATTATCACAAAGAAACAGGTATCACACCTCAAGAATTCTTCAAGAAATATGTTGGCTGGGACTTAGACAGTTATATCTCAACAATCAACGCCCCAACAGCTGACAAACCATACAATCACGTTTATACCGTTGAAATGTTAGGTAATGTCGTTGGTGGTCGCCAAGTACGCCACTTGAACCTTGAAATCAATGACTTCAAGAAGTTAGCTGTTAAACAACTCCAAGCCGGCGAAACTGTTTGGTTCGGTAGTGATGTTGGTCAAAGTTCAGACCGTAAGATTGGTATCATGGATACAAACATTTATGATCTTGAAGGCCTACTAAATACCGACTTGAAGATGACCAAAGCAGAACGCCTTGATTACATCGAAAGTATGATGACACACGCCATGGTTATTACAGGTGTTGACTTAGACGAAAATGGTAACCCATTGAAGTGGAAAGTTGAAAACTCATGGGGTGAAAAAGTTGGAACTAAAGGTTACTTCGTAATGAGCGACTCATGGTTCGATGAATTCGTTTATCAACTAGTTATCAACAAGAAATACTTACCAGAAGATCTTAAGAATACCTTTGAAACAGAATCAAAAGATCCAAAAGTATTGGCACCATGGGATCCAATGGGCGCATTAGCTTAATATCTAAATATCAAAAATAAATCAAAAGAAGTCCTCGAAAGCTCAGAACAAAAGGTTCTAGTTTCTGGGACTTCTTTTTTATAAATAACGATAGTTTCATACATTTCATAGTTCAATGAATTTAAATTAAATAACTAAAAGTTAGAAATTTAAAAATATACTTTAAGTATGGTGCTCTAATCTTTAAGGCAATAAAAATAGTAATCTGCAAATTCAACATGCTGTATAAAAAACAACGAATAAACTAGCCAGAGGGAGCAATGAAATCAGGACGCTGTGAAAGTGGCGTTAGCTTTAGCTCTTACACCACGGGACGAACTTTGAAACTCGCGGTCTTTGCGAGGTTCAAAGTCGAGATTCGAGACCTTGGCTCGAATCGGTCCCCACAGCGACCTGATTTCATTGTTCCTGGAGGCGGCATGCCTAACTTAATATCTTTCAGTAAACAGGTAAAAACTTCCCCACTGCTCTATAATAAAATTAATATCTAATAAAGGAGTTGTTTCTATGAAAAATAACCAATTTGCAATTCGTCCAACAGACTTTACAGATCAATTAAAAGAGCTGACTGAAATTGGATTCCTTGATAAAGATAATGAATCTGAAACCAATCCGATTCAATTGTGGATCAGTTTTTTAAGTAAAAGTTTTTTAGAAGCTAAAACTTCCTCAACTTTTGAAGAAGAATTAAAAACTTATATGGCAACACCAGAACAAAATTTAAATGATTACTTAGATTCAGCGACACATGTTTCAGTTACCGCTTTTTATAATGTAGCGTTACAACTTTTAAAATTTAACCCAGACGTTGATTTTTCATTCTCTGATCCTTTGGCCGCAATGAAGAAAATCCAATTGATGATTGCTGATCATAACGGCGATACATTTACGATTGAAGAATTAAAATCTGCTTGGTATTGGTTATTGGCAACTCATAATAAAGTTGGTCAAACTTATCTTGACTCACTTGCTACTAAAGGATATTTCACTAAATTTTATGGCAAAGTAACTAAGCCGCTATTATTCAATGGTAAAACCTTACCCGTCTTTGATCCACATGAATTAATTCGTGAAGTTGTCTATGTTGAATCTCCACAAGACAGTGACCATGACGGCAAACGTGACCTTTTAAAAGCTGAGATTTTGCGTCCCAGTGAAACTGAAAATGGCTTGAAAGTCCCAGTTCTTTACACAGCCAGCCCATACAACCAAGGAACTAATGATGAAACTGGTGAAAAACTCACCCATAACGTCAACGTACCTTTAACACGTAAAACACCAAACAATCTTCAATACTCTGACATTGAGTATCATAACGATGACCCAATAATTCCCGAGCCAAGAACGGTTAACGGTGAAACAAAACGTGCTGAACAAACTTTTGCTCGTGAAAGTTCTTATACATTAAATGATTACTTCTTAGCCCGTGGCTTTGCCGTTGTCTACATGGCCGGTATCGGAACCAAAGATTCAGATGGCTTTAGAACAACTGGTGATCCTGAAGAGACTACTTCAACTGTTTCAATCATTAAATGGCTAACTGGTCAATTACCTGCCTTTACTAATCGAACTGACAATATTGAAATCAAAGCATGGTGGTCTAATAAAAAAGTCGCCATGACTGGTCGCTCATACTTAGGAACCTTAGCCACAGCCGCTGCTACTACTGGTGTTACTGGACTCAAAACAGTTATCAGTGAAGCCGCTATCTCTAGTTGGTATGACTACTATCGTGACGGTGGTTTAGTCATTGCCCTGGTGGTTTTCCGGGCGAAGATGCCGATGTTTTAGCTGAAGAAACTTTCAGTCGACGCCTCCAACCTGGTGATTTCCACAACATTAAAGACAAGTGGTCAAACCAAGTTAAAGCTATTGAAAAAGGTCAAGATCGTACCACAGGTGATTACAATACTTTCTGGGACGCTCGTAACTATCATAAGAACTTCAAAAATATTACGGCAGATGTTTTCATGGTCCATGGTCTGAATGATTGGAACGTTAAGCCTCGTAATGTTGAACGTCTTTGGAACGGAATCAAACATAACGGCGTTACGCAAAAGCTCATCTTGCATCAAGGCCAACATATTTATATCAATGCTTTTCGTTCGATTGACTATAACGATATCATCAATCTCTGGTTGACTTATGAACTACTCGGTATCGATAACCAAGCAAAGGAAATCATTCCTAATGTTATTATCCAAGATAATACGAAGCCAGAAAATTGGATAACTTGCAAAGACTGGTCTAACGCCGAAAATTCACAAATTAAATATAATTTATCAATTGATAAATTAACAACTGAACCTGTTACAGAAAATCTTCAAACATTCCAAGATCATTTAGATCAAACCATCTTTGACAATTATGCCAAGCATAACGATACTTGGGAGCAAAATCTAGTTGCGGCTGACGATAAACTATCCGATAACCAACTAATTTATAAGACCAACCGCCTATCCGACGATTTAACAATTGATGGTAAAGTCAGCTTGAATCTGAAAGTCAGTTCAAGTAACGATATTGGATTACTTAGTTTCCAATTAATTGACTACGGTGATGCCAAACGCTTAACCGTTTCTCCAACTTTATTAGCTAAAAATAGTCTAGCTGAAACTTACGACTGGCGTGAGGATGACTTACGAGAATTTACAACTGCTGCCTCAACCCCATTCAAAATGATCACTAAAGGTCATATAAACTTACAGAATCGTGAAAATAACTATAAAGTAGATGAACTAAAGCCAAATATTTTCTATAATGTTGGTGTTGAACTACAACCAACATTTTATAAGTTGCTCAAGGGACATCAATTAGGTTTGATTGTTTATGCCACTGACTTTGGTATGACCGTTCGTGGCAATCAAAATATCAAATACACAGTTCAAGCAAATGATTCTTCATTAGTGGTTCCAATTCAAACAGATTAATACCATTATCAAGTGATTGCTTTGATATATAGCGAAACCCACTAGACCAAAATTAAGTGGTTTCATACTAGCAATTCTAATGTTATAATCGCGGTTGAACTGTTTATTTTTGGAGATTATTTATATGGAAAAGACACAACTAAATTCATTGAAGAATAACCCCCATTCAAAGAAAAGTGTTGCAGGATTCCTAATTGCTTTGGGAATCGTATATGGGGACATTGGTACTTCTCCTCTATACGTTATGCACTCTTTGATGGTTGGGAATGGTGGACTGGAAAAAATGTCCACCAACTTTATTCTAGGCAGTGTTTCATTAATTTTTTGGACACTGACTTTAGTCACGACAATTAAGTATGTTTTAATTGCTCTTCGTGCTGATAACCGAGGTGAAGGTGGAATTTTTGCCCTCTATACCTTAGTCAGGAAACGCGCTAAGTGGCTGATCATTCCGGCTATGGTCGGTGGGGCAACCTTCTTAGCCGATGGTATGATGACACCAGCTGTTACTGTTACAGCCGCCATTGAAGGTTTAAAGGGCATTGCGATACACAACACTGTCCTAATCAGTACGCAAAACCAGGTAATCATAGTCACGCTGATTATTTTGTCGACCCTCTTCTTTATCCAAAGATTTGGTACACAATTAATTGGTCGTGCCTTTGGTCCCATCATGTTGATATGGTTCGCATTCCTTGGATTAATGGGAATTCTTAACCTTTCATCTGACTGGTCAATGATCAGAGCTTTGAATCCGTACTATGCTTTTGAATTACTCAGAAGTCCAATCAATATTCGTGGCGTCTTCATCCTAGGTAGTATTTTCCTTGCTACTACTGGTGCTGAAGCCCTTTATTCTGATATGGGACACGTTGGTCGACCAAATATTTATACTAGTTGGCCTTTCGTTAAAATCTGTCTGTTACTAAGTTATTTAGGACAAGCTACATGGATTTTGAGTGTAAAGGATAATCACGCACTTCAAAACATGGGTTCAGCGATGAATCCGTTCTACCAATCCATTCCTGCTGACTTCAGACTCTTTGGAATCTTCCTCTCAGCTATGGCAGCTATCATTGCTTCTCAAGCATTGATCTCTGGTTCTTACACATTGGTATCTGAAGCTACTAAGTTGAAGATTTTCCCAAGATTGAAAACTTACTATCCAACTAACTTCAAGGGTCAACTTTATATCCCAACAGTTAACTCAATTATCTGGGTCGTTTGTTTGTTCATTGTTTTCTATTTCAAAACTTCAGAAAACATGTCAAATGCCTATGGTCTAGAAATTACTATCACAATGCTTATGACAACAATTTTGCTCCATCAATGGTTGTTGATGAAACGTGCCAACCGGATTTTTACAACGGTTATTATCAGTTTCTTCTTTATCATTGAAAGTATCTTCTTCGTAACTAACAGTAGTAAATTTATTCACGGTGCTTACATTACAATGTTTATTGCCGCTTTACTTATTGCTGTTATGTTCATTTGGAGATACGGCGAACGTCTCAAAGACGATAACACTTACCGGAGCCACTTTGTTTCATTACTAGCTTTTAAACATCAATTAAACGATTTAAGAAAAGATCCAAGTTACCCACTTTACACTACTAACTTGGTTTACCTAACAAAGATTCACGACGGTTATCGTATTAAAAAGAATATTCTTTATTCAATTCTTGATAAACGTCCAAAACGAGCTCAAGTTTATTGGTTTGTAACAGTTAATGTTACTGACGAACCTTATACTGCAGCTTATAGTGTTGAAACTTTTGATACTGACTACATGGTCAGCGTTCAACTTTACTTAGGCTTCAGAGTTGACCAAAAGGTTAACGTTTACTTACGTCAAGTTGTTAACGATATGATGTCAAATGGTGAAATCAAGCCACAACCACAGAAATATACAACTATTCCTGATCGTGATGTTGGTGACTTCTCATTTGCTATTATTAAAGAAGTTCTCTCACCAGATACGAAAATCAGTAGTTTGAAGAAGAGTGTTATTCATATGCGCTTCTTCCTACAAAAGTTTATTTCACCAGCTAACTGGTTTGGACTATCATACAGTGATGTAGTTGAAGAACGTGTTCCATTAGTTCTTGGTAAAGTTTCACTCAATCGATTACGCCTCGTCCGTAAAGATCGCTCAGCCTTGAAAGATATTAAAGTTGACGAAGAAATCGACGATGACGACGAAGATTAAAGAGTGGGACAAAACAGTTTCAGCTTTCGAACATTAAAACAAAAGGCACCAGTAATCCGATTTTGGATTGCTGGTGCCTTTTGACTTAAGGGGAAAAACTGTGTTTTGTTCCACGTTTATGCTGCACGTTTAAGACAAAAATAGTTATGTCACAGCCC
Proteins encoded:
- a CDS encoding KUP/HAK/KT family potassium transporter, whose protein sequence is MEKTQLNSLKNNPHSKKSVAGFLIALGIVYGDIGTSPLYVMHSLMVGNGGLEKMSTNFILGSVSLIFWTLTLVTTIKYVLIALRADNRGEGGIFALYTLVRKRAKWLIIPAMVGGATFLADGMMTPAVTVTAAIEGLKGIAIHNTVLISTQNQVIIVTLIILSTLFFIQRFGTQLIGRAFGPIMLIWFAFLGLMGILNLSSDWSMIRALNPYYAFELLRSPINIRGVFILGSIFLATTGAEALYSDMGHVGRPNIYTSWPFVKICLLLSYLGQATWILSVKDNHALQNMGSAMNPFYQSIPADFRLFGIFLSAMAAIIASQALISGSYTLVSEATKLKIFPRLKTYYPTNFKGQLYIPTVNSIIWVVCLFIVFYFKTSENMSNAYGLEITITMLMTTILLHQWLLMKRANRIFTTVIISFFFIIESIFFVTNSSKFIHGAYITMFIAALLIAVMFIWRYGERLKDDNTYRSHFVSLLAFKHQLNDLRKDPSYPLYTTNLVYLTKIHDGYRIKKNILYSILDKRPKRAQVYWFVTVNVTDEPYTAAYSVETFDTDYMVSVQLYLGFRVDQKVNVYLRQVVNDMMSNGEIKPQPQKYTTIPDRDVGDFSFAIIKEVLSPDTKISSLKKSVIHMRFFLQKFISPANWFGLSYSDVVEERVPLVLGKVSLNRLRLVRKDRSALKDIKVDEEIDDDDED